A genomic region of Drosophila kikkawai strain 14028-0561.14 chromosome X, DkikHiC1v2, whole genome shotgun sequence contains the following coding sequences:
- the LOC108083450 gene encoding pyridoxal phosphate phosphatase PHOSPHO2 codes for MFAVSSRYFQILSRHLLRRGFCQSAEAANDSGGRILAAIDFDKTIVQQDSYLAVSQLLPSAQRSRELQELIPQCGWLTFISRVLQELHSEHKIGSAAVGKCVRHMEAVPGMLRVVRRLATNPAVDLCIVSDANSFFIGEWLKEYAIEDLVASVYTNPASIEANGELLILPYEEQTECDLCPANLCKGSVMRELIRSGRYDRVVYVGDSCNDLCAMQQLRAEDVACIRRGYELHNELGTAAGGQAGLSCSVLTWRDGHELEERLMENELGARPGY; via the coding sequence ATGTTTGCCGTTTCGTCAAGGTACTTCCAGATTCTAAGTCGCCATCTCCTCCGGCGTGGTTTTTGCCAGAGCGCCGAGGCTGCCAACGATAGCGGTGGTCGCATCCTGGCCGCCATCGATTTCGACAAGACAATCGTCCAGCAGGACTCCTATCTGGCAGTCAGCCAGCTGCTGCCCAGTGCCCAGCGGAGCAGGGAACTGCAAGAGCTGATACCCCAGTGCGGTTGGCTAACCTTCATATCCCGCGTGCTGCAAGAGCTGCACAGCGAGCACAAGATTGGCTCGGCAGCCGTGGGCAAGTGCGTCCGCCACATGGAGGCGGTGCCCGGTATGCTTCGCGTAGTGCGACGCCTGGCCACTAACCCAGCGGTCGACCTCTGCATCGTCAGCGATGCCAACTCATTCTTTATCGGCGAGTGGCTGAAGGAGTATGCCATCGAGGACCTCGTCGCCAGCGTTTACACAAATCCCGCCAGCATAGAGGCGAATGGAGAGCTGCTGATTCTGCCCTACGAGGAGCAAACGGAGTGCGATCTTTGTCCGGCCAATCTCTGCAAGGGCTCCGTCATGCGGGAGTTGATCCGCAGCGGCAGGTATGACCGCGTTGTCTATGTGGGCGACAGCTGCAACGACTTGTGTGCCATGCAACAGCTGCGGGCGGAGGATGTGGCCTGCATCCGGCGAGGCTATGAGTTGCACAATGAGCTGGGCACCGCTGCCGGTGGTCAGGCTGGGCTGAGCTGCTCGGTGCTAACGTGGCGCGACGGCCACGAGCTGGAGGAGCGCCTGATGGAGAATGAGTTGGGGGCAAGGCCAGGATATTAA